Proteins encoded in a region of the Elaeis guineensis isolate ETL-2024a chromosome 7, EG11, whole genome shotgun sequence genome:
- the LOC105048636 gene encoding bifunctional dihydrofolate reductase-thymidylate synthase isoform X1 — MRLLLSVQIVPVLSKSCLSRIGFERPCLPVGIFNKGITCSYCHSVPVMAGDIPTNISNGNTQHDPKRTFQVVVAATRNMGIGKDGKLPWKLPSDLKFFKEVTMTASDSVKKNAVIMGRKTWESIPLQNRPLPGRLNVVLTRSGSFDIATAENVVICGSMNSALKLLAATPYCLSIEKVFVIGGGQVLRESLNALECEAIHLTDIETNIECDTFIPPIDFSVFQPWYSSFPSVENNIRYSFVTYVRVRNSAAELHTLCDEEKPDVKLYLNKFEVEKFLFLPKMIHERHGEYMYLRLVQDIIANGAQKNDRTGTGTLSKFGCQMQFNLRRSFPLLTTKKVFWRGVVEELLWFISGSTDAKVLQEKGIHIWDGNASREYLDSVGLSCREEGDLGPIYGFQWRHFGAEYTDVHADYTGKGFDQLLDIIDKIKNNPDDRRIILSAWNPSDLKKMALPPCHMFAQFYVENGELSCQMYQRSADMGLGVPFNIASYSLLTCMIAQVCDLLPGDFIHVIGDAHVYRTHVRPLEEQFQKQPKPSR, encoded by the exons ATGAGATTATTACTATCTGTGCAG ATTGTACCAGTTTTGAGCAAAAGTTGCTTATCTCGCATTGGATTTGAGAGGCCTTGCCTACCAGTTGGAATATTTAACAAAGGGATAACGTGCAGCTATTGCCATTCTGTTCCAGTTATGGCTGGTGACATTCCCACAAACATTTCAAATGGTAATACACAACACGATCCTAAAAGGACTTTTCAGGTTGTTGTTGCTGCCACTCGAAATATGGGTATTGGGAAGGATGGGAAGTTGCCATGGAAGCTGCCATCCGACCTTAAATTTTTTAAGGAGGTTACTATGACTGCATCAGATTCTGTAAAAAAGAATGCTGTGATAATGGGTAGGAAAACATGGGAAAGCATTCCCCTTCAGAATAGGCCTCTGCCTGGTCGGTTGAACGTTGTGCTGACACGCTCTGGGAGTTTTGATATTGCAACAGCTGAGAATGTTGTTATCTGTGGAAGCATGAATTCTGCCTTAAAGCTGCTAGCAGCAACCCCTTATTGTCTGTCAATTGAGAAAGTGTTTGTTATAGGTGGTGGCCAGGTATTAAG GGAATCTCTTAATGCACTTGAATGCGAAGCCATTCATCTCACAGACATAGAAACAAACATTGAATGTGACACTTTCATCCCTCCAATTGATTTTTCGGTATTTCAACCATGGTATTCATCCTTCCCATCGGTAGAGAACAATATCAGGTATTCTTTTGTGACATATGTTCGTGTGCGAAATTCAGCTGCAGAGCTTCATACTCTGTGTGATGAGGAAAAACCGGATGTTAAATTATACTTGAATAAGTTTGAGGTTGAAAAGTTCTTATTTCTTCCTAAAATGATCCATGAAAGACATGGGGAATATATGTATCTTAGACTTGTTCAAGATATCATAGCAAATGGTGCCCAAAAGAATGATAGGACAGGGACTGGAACACTGTCAAAATTTGGTTGTCAG ATGCAGTTTAATTTGCGAAGATCTTTTCCGCTGCTTACAACCAAG AAAGTATTTTGGCGAGGTGTTGTTGAGGAACTCTTGTGGTTCATCAGTGGTTCAACAGATGCAAAG GTTTTACAGGAAAAGGGTATACATATCTGGGATGGCAATGCATCAAGAGAGTACCTTGATAG TGTTGGCTTATCATGTAGAGAAGAAGGCGACTTAGGACCAATATATGGGTTTCAATGGAGACACTTTGGTGCTGA GTATACCGACGTGCATGCTGATTACACTGGGAAAGGATTTGATCAGCTACTGGATATAATTGACAAAATAAAGAATAATCCAGATGATCGTCGCATCATTCTTTCAGCTTGGAATCCTTCGGATCTCAAGAAAATGGCCCTTCCTCCTTGCCACATGTTTGCACAA TTTTATGTGGAGAATGGCGAGCTATCATGCCAAATGTACCAACGGTCTGCAGACATGGGTCTTGGTGTGCCATTTAACATTGCGTCGTATTCACTTTTGACATGCATGATTGCTCAAGTTTGCG